The proteins below are encoded in one region of Pseudomonas entomophila L48:
- a CDS encoding HAD family hydrolase: MSLGQIRHWVFDMDGTLTVAVHDFAAIREALDIPAAHDILTHLAALPAAEAAAKHAWLLEHERDLAIASKAADGAVELVRELHARGCRLAILTRNARELAHVTLEAIGLDDCFPVEHILGRDEAAPKPSPDGLLRIARAWDVAPAQMVMVGDYRFDLDCGRAAGTRTVLVNLPDNPWPALADWHAADCRALKALLS, translated from the coding sequence ATGAGCCTGGGGCAGATCCGTCACTGGGTGTTCGACATGGATGGCACCCTGACCGTGGCCGTGCACGACTTCGCGGCCATCCGCGAAGCCCTGGACATCCCGGCCGCGCACGACATCCTCACCCACCTGGCGGCGTTGCCGGCGGCGGAGGCCGCGGCCAAGCACGCCTGGCTGCTGGAGCACGAGCGCGACCTGGCGATCGCCTCGAAGGCTGCGGACGGCGCGGTGGAACTGGTGCGTGAGTTGCACGCGCGCGGTTGCCGCCTGGCGATCCTCACCCGCAATGCCCGCGAGCTGGCCCATGTCACCCTTGAAGCCATCGGCCTGGATGACTGCTTCCCGGTGGAGCACATTCTTGGCCGTGACGAGGCGGCGCCCAAGCCGAGCCCGGACGGGCTGCTGCGGATCGCCCGGGCCTGGGATGTCGCCCCTGCGCAAATGGTGATGGTCGGCGACTACCGCTTCGACCTCGATTGTGGGCGGGCGGCGGGCACCCGTACCGTGCTGGTAAACCTGCCGGACAACCCCTGGCCGGCGCTGGCCGATTGGCATGCGGCGGATTGTCGGGCGCTGAAAGCGTTGCTTTCTTGA
- a CDS encoding methyl-accepting chemotaxis protein has protein sequence MGTTLRDLITGIRDGVTQIASAAEELSAVTEQTSAGANSQKVETDQVATAMHEMAATVQEVARNAEQASHAATNADDEARTGDKVVSEAISQIERLAREVHRSTEAMTLLQQESQKIGSVMDVIKSVAEQTNLLALNAAIEAARAGEAGRGFAVVADEVRGLAQRTQQSTEEIEGLIASLQNGTQQVAEVMNGSRNLTDSSVELARKAGGSLENITRTVSNIQSMNQQIAAAAEQQSAVAEEISRSILNVRDVSEQTAAASDETAASSVELARLGGHLQTLVSQFRV, from the coding sequence ATGGGCACCACCCTGCGCGACCTGATCACCGGTATCCGCGACGGCGTCACCCAGATCGCCAGCGCCGCCGAGGAGCTGTCGGCGGTGACCGAGCAGACCAGCGCCGGCGCAAACAGCCAGAAAGTCGAGACCGACCAGGTGGCCACCGCCATGCATGAAATGGCCGCCACCGTGCAGGAAGTCGCGCGCAACGCCGAGCAGGCCTCCCACGCCGCGACCAACGCCGACGACGAAGCCCGTACCGGCGACAAGGTGGTCAGCGAGGCGATCAGCCAGATCGAACGCCTGGCCCGCGAAGTGCACCGCTCCACCGAAGCCATGACCCTGCTGCAGCAGGAAAGCCAGAAGATCGGCAGCGTGATGGACGTGATCAAGTCGGTGGCCGAGCAGACCAACCTGCTGGCGCTCAACGCCGCCATCGAAGCGGCCCGTGCCGGTGAGGCCGGCCGTGGTTTCGCCGTGGTCGCCGACGAAGTGCGTGGCCTGGCCCAGCGCACCCAGCAGTCCACCGAAGAAATCGAAGGCCTGATCGCCAGCCTGCAGAACGGCACCCAGCAGGTCGCCGAGGTGATGAATGGCAGCCGCAACCTGACCGACAGCAGCGTCGAGCTGGCGCGCAAGGCCGGCGGTTCGCTGGAGAACATCACCCGCACGGTGTCGAACATCCAGTCGATGAACCAGCAGATCGCCGCCGCCGCCGAGCAGCAGAGCGCCGTGGCCGAGGAGATCAGCCGCAGCATCCTGAACGTGCGCGATGTGTCCGAGCAGACCGCCGCGGCCAGCGACGAGACCGCCGCCTCCAGCGTCGAGCTGGCGCGCCTGGGTGGCCACCTGCAGACGCTGGTCAGCCAGTTCCGCGTCTGA
- a CDS encoding LysR family transcriptional regulator: MKTRSEELQVFVAVIDCGSISAAAEQIGQTPSAVSRTLSRLEDKLGTTLVNRTTRRMDLTEEGRFFLERARQILEQIDDMEERLSMHHQTPSGRLRINAAAPFMLHAILPWIGEFRQQYPGIELELNTDDLIIDLLEQSTDVAIRIGELADSSLHARSLGCSPVQVLASPEYLARNGTPQTVEDLDDHCLLGFSTLESLNQWPLRHAQGDRWAIRPQLLASSGETLRQLAIAGEGIVSLSHFMTHEDIRSGRLQVVLGEHNNGYRQPIHAVYYRNTQLALRIQCFLDFIQKKLAAYAC, from the coding sequence GTGAAAACTCGCTCTGAAGAACTCCAGGTCTTCGTCGCCGTCATCGACTGCGGCTCGATCTCCGCCGCCGCCGAACAGATCGGCCAGACGCCCTCGGCCGTCAGCCGCACCCTGTCGCGTCTGGAGGACAAGCTCGGTACCACGCTGGTCAACCGCACTACCCGGCGCATGGACCTGACCGAAGAAGGGCGCTTCTTCCTCGAGCGCGCGCGGCAGATCCTCGAGCAGATCGACGACATGGAAGAGCGCTTGTCGATGCACCACCAGACGCCATCCGGGCGCTTGCGCATCAATGCCGCCGCGCCGTTCATGCTGCACGCGATCCTGCCGTGGATCGGCGAGTTTCGTCAGCAGTACCCCGGTATCGAGCTGGAGCTGAACACCGACGACCTGATCATCGACCTGCTGGAGCAAAGCACCGACGTGGCCATCCGCATCGGCGAGCTGGCCGACTCCAGCCTGCATGCGCGCTCCCTCGGCTGCAGCCCGGTGCAGGTGCTCGCCAGCCCCGAGTACCTGGCGCGAAACGGCACGCCGCAGACGGTCGAAGACCTCGATGACCACTGCCTGCTGGGTTTCAGTACCCTCGAATCACTCAATCAATGGCCGCTGCGCCATGCCCAGGGCGACCGCTGGGCGATCCGCCCGCAACTGCTTGCCTCCAGCGGCGAGACCTTGCGCCAGCTGGCCATTGCTGGCGAAGGCATCGTCAGCCTGTCGCACTTCATGACCCACGAGGACATCCGCTCGGGCCGCCTGCAGGTCGTGCTCGGCGAGCACAACAACGGGTATCGCCAGCCGATCCACGCGGTGTATTACCGTAATACCCAGTTGGCCCTGCGTATCCAGTGCTTCCTCGACTTCATTCAGAAAAAGCTGGCGGCCTACGCCTGCTGA
- a CDS encoding DEAD/DEAH box helicase has product MNFAKLGLIEPLVRTLQALDYTTPTPVQAQAIPAVLAGRDLMAAAQTGTGKTAGFALPVLQRLALEGEKVAANSVRALVLVPTRELAEQVHANVREYAENLPLSTYAVYGGVSINPQMMRLRRGVDLLVATPGRLLDLFRQNAIKFGQVQTLVLDEADRMLDLGFAEELQAVYAALPRKRQTLLFSATFSDQIRMLAGLALNDPLSIEVSPRNAAASTVKQWLVPVDKKRKADLFCHLLRKQRWKQVLVFAKTRNGVDQLVERLLAEGVNADGIHGDRPQATRQRALDSFKAREVQVLVATDVAARGLDIDDLPLVVNLDLPIVAEDYVHRIGRTGRAGNKGEAISLVCADEVQLLASIETLIRQVLPRHEEPDFIPDHRVPVTDASGQVLKKPKKPKKPKENSAKRGLGRWMDSAESGASAPAVKAVRKVPSFGGKPRKPKP; this is encoded by the coding sequence ATGAATTTCGCCAAACTCGGCCTGATCGAACCGCTGGTGCGCACCCTGCAAGCACTGGACTACACCACCCCGACCCCGGTCCAGGCCCAGGCCATTCCCGCCGTGCTCGCCGGCCGCGACCTGATGGCCGCGGCCCAGACCGGCACCGGCAAGACTGCGGGCTTCGCCCTGCCGGTGCTGCAGCGCCTGGCCCTGGAGGGCGAGAAGGTCGCCGCCAACTCAGTGCGTGCGCTGGTGCTGGTGCCCACCCGGGAGCTGGCCGAGCAGGTTCACGCCAATGTACGCGAATACGCCGAGAACCTGCCGCTGTCCACCTACGCGGTATACGGCGGGGTCAGCATCAACCCGCAGATGATGCGCCTGCGCCGGGGCGTCGACCTGCTGGTGGCCACCCCGGGGCGCCTGCTCGACCTGTTCCGCCAGAACGCCATCAAGTTCGGCCAGGTGCAGACCCTGGTGCTCGACGAAGCCGACCGCATGCTCGACCTGGGCTTCGCCGAAGAGCTGCAGGCGGTGTACGCGGCGCTGCCGCGCAAGCGCCAGACGCTGCTGTTCTCTGCTACCTTCTCCGACCAGATCCGCATGCTCGCGGGCCTGGCGCTGAACGACCCGCTGAGCATCGAGGTCAGCCCGCGCAATGCCGCCGCCAGCACGGTCAAGCAGTGGCTGGTGCCGGTGGACAAGAAGCGCAAGGCCGACCTGTTCTGCCATCTGCTGCGCAAGCAGCGCTGGAAGCAGGTGCTGGTGTTCGCCAAGACCCGCAACGGTGTGGACCAACTGGTCGAGCGGCTGCTCGCCGAAGGCGTCAACGCCGACGGCATCCATGGTGATCGCCCCCAGGCGACCCGCCAGCGCGCGCTGGACAGCTTCAAGGCCCGCGAGGTCCAGGTGCTGGTGGCCACCGACGTCGCCGCCCGTGGCCTGGACATCGACGACCTGCCGCTGGTGGTCAACCTCGACCTGCCGATCGTTGCCGAGGACTATGTGCACCGCATCGGCCGCACCGGGCGCGCGGGCAACAAGGGCGAGGCGATTTCGCTGGTGTGCGCTGATGAAGTGCAGCTGCTGGCGTCGATCGAGACGCTGATCCGCCAGGTGTTGCCGCGCCACGAAGAGCCGGACTTCATCCCCGATCACCGGGTGCCGGTGACCGATGCCAGTGGCCAGGTGCTGAAGAAGCCGAAAAAGCCCAAGAAGCCGAAGGAGAACAGCGCCAAGCGTGGCTTGGGCCGCTGGATGGACAGCGCCGAGTCGGGCGCCTCGGCGCCAGCGGTCAAGGCGGTGCGCAAGGTGCCAAGCTTCGGCGGCAAGCCGCGCAAGCCCAAGCCTTGA
- a CDS encoding NAD(P)H-dependent oxidoreductase, which translates to MKKILLLNGGKQFAHSDGRLNQTLHDAALAHLDRAGFDVKQTFIDGGYDVQEEVEKFLWADVVIYQMPGWWMGAPWTVKKYVDEVFTAGHGSLYANDGRTRSDASQKYGSGGLVQGKQYMLSLTWNAPQQAFDDPSDFFEGKGVDAVYFPFHKANQFLGMNGLPTFLAVDVMKRPDVPAALAAYEQHLDKVFGKA; encoded by the coding sequence GCTCAACGGTGGCAAACAGTTCGCCCATTCCGACGGCCGCCTGAACCAGACCTTGCACGACGCCGCCCTGGCCCACCTGGACCGTGCCGGCTTCGATGTGAAGCAGACCTTCATCGACGGCGGCTATGACGTCCAGGAGGAAGTCGAGAAATTCCTCTGGGCCGATGTGGTGATCTACCAGATGCCGGGCTGGTGGATGGGGGCGCCTTGGACGGTGAAGAAGTACGTCGACGAGGTGTTCACCGCCGGGCATGGCAGCCTTTACGCCAACGATGGCCGGACCCGTTCCGACGCCTCGCAGAAGTACGGCAGCGGCGGTCTGGTGCAGGGCAAGCAGTACATGTTGTCGCTGACCTGGAATGCGCCACAGCAGGCGTTCGACGACCCAAGCGATTTCTTCGAGGGCAAGGGCGTGGATGCGGTGTATTTCCCGTTCCACAAGGCCAACCAGTTCCTTGGCATGAACGGGTTGCCGACGTTCCTGGCGGTGGACGTGATGAAGCGCCCGGATGTGCCGGCGGCACTGGCGGCGTATGAGCAGCACCTGGACAAGGTGTTCGGCAAGGCCTGA
- the ggt gene encoding gamma-glutamyltransferase encodes MRIVLFPSLALGAAILSCSSAFAVTLEGGAVAAPDQYGAQVAADILKKGGNAVDAAVATAFTLAVTYPEAGNIGGGGFMTLFVDGKPYFLDYREVAPKAATKTMYLDDKGEVIENLSLVGARAAGVPGTVMGLWEAHQKFGKLKWSELLTPAIGYAQNGFKIAQKQYQYRDDAQGMFKTATNFNDYFGSMKVGELFKQPELAKTLERIADQGVNEFYQGKTADLLVAQMQADKGLITKEDLKDYKAVWRDPIAIDWRGNVVYTAPPPSSGGVALAQLLGIKEDRAADFKGVEHNSAKYIHLLAEIEKRVFADRADYLGDPAFTQVPVDQLIAKDYLAKRAAQVNPTAISETDKVKPGLEPHQTTHFSIVDKQGNAVSNTYTLNLDYGSGVVVKGAGFLLNDEMDDFSAKPGAANAFGVVGGDANAIAPGKRMLSSMSPSLVTRDGKVALVLGTPGGSRIFTSIFQVMNNLYDYQMPLEKAVAAQRVHHQLLPKDTIYFDSYAPLTGAVAEDLKKMGYVLEDQGWEMGDIQAIRVTGEKLETASDPRGRGVGMIVK; translated from the coding sequence ATGCGTATCGTCCTGTTCCCGTCACTGGCCCTCGGGGCCGCCATCCTGAGCTGTTCCTCCGCCTTCGCCGTCACGCTCGAAGGTGGCGCGGTGGCCGCGCCTGATCAATATGGCGCACAGGTGGCCGCCGATATCCTGAAGAAGGGCGGCAACGCGGTGGATGCTGCGGTCGCCACCGCCTTCACCCTTGCCGTCACCTACCCCGAGGCCGGCAACATCGGCGGTGGCGGCTTCATGACCCTGTTCGTCGACGGCAAGCCGTACTTCCTCGACTACCGCGAAGTGGCGCCCAAGGCCGCCACCAAGACCATGTACCTGGATGACAAGGGCGAGGTCATCGAGAACCTGAGCCTGGTCGGCGCCCGCGCCGCTGGTGTGCCGGGCACGGTGATGGGCCTGTGGGAGGCGCACCAGAAGTTCGGCAAGCTCAAGTGGAGCGAACTGCTGACCCCGGCCATCGGCTATGCGCAGAACGGTTTCAAGATCGCCCAGAAGCAATACCAGTACCGCGACGACGCCCAGGGCATGTTCAAGACCGCGACCAACTTCAACGACTACTTCGGCAGCATGAAGGTCGGCGAGCTGTTCAAGCAACCGGAGCTGGCCAAGACCCTGGAGCGCATTGCCGACCAGGGCGTGAACGAGTTCTACCAGGGCAAGACCGCCGACCTGCTGGTGGCGCAGATGCAGGCCGACAAGGGCCTGATCACCAAGGAAGACCTGAAGGACTACAAGGCGGTGTGGCGCGACCCGATCGCCATCGACTGGCGCGGCAACGTGGTCTATACCGCGCCGCCACCCAGCTCCGGTGGCGTGGCGCTGGCCCAGCTGCTGGGCATCAAGGAGGACCGCGCGGCGGACTTCAAGGGCGTCGAGCACAATTCCGCCAAGTACATCCACCTGCTGGCCGAGATCGAAAAGCGCGTGTTCGCCGACCGCGCCGACTACCTGGGCGACCCGGCTTTCACCCAAGTGCCGGTCGACCAGTTGATTGCCAAGGACTACCTGGCCAAGCGCGCGGCGCAGGTCAACCCGACCGCCATTTCCGAGACCGACAAGGTCAAGCCGGGGCTGGAGCCGCACCAGACCACGCACTTCTCCATCGTCGACAAGCAGGGTAACGCGGTGAGCAACACCTACACCCTCAACCTCGACTATGGCAGCGGCGTGGTGGTGAAGGGCGCGGGCTTCCTGCTCAACGACGAGATGGACGACTTCAGCGCCAAGCCGGGGGCGGCCAACGCATTCGGCGTGGTGGGCGGCGATGCCAACGCCATCGCGCCGGGCAAGCGCATGCTGTCGTCGATGAGCCCGAGCCTGGTGACCCGCGATGGCAAGGTGGCGCTGGTACTGGGCACGCCAGGTGGTTCGCGGATCTTCACCTCGATCTTCCAGGTAATGAACAACCTGTACGACTACCAGATGCCGCTGGAGAAGGCGGTGGCGGCGCAGCGGGTGCATCACCAGTTGCTGCCCAAGGACACGATCTACTTCGACAGCTATGCGCCGCTGACCGGAGCGGTGGCCGAGGACCTGAAGAAGATGGGCTACGTGCTGGAGGACCAGGGCTGGGAGATGGGCGACATCCAGGCGATCCGGGTGACCGGGGAGAAGCTGGAGACCGCGTCCGACCCGCGTGGACGCGGGGTGGGGATGATCGTCAAGTGA
- a CDS encoding TIGR03862 family flavoprotein has translation MNDARPTSPPSVAVIGGGPAGLMAAEALAQRGVAVQVFDAMPSVGRKFLLAGVGGMNITHSEPYPAFVGRYAERRDAIDALLRDFDADALRQWIHGLGIETFVGTSGRVFPRDMKAAPLLRAWLKRLRDAGVVIHTRHRWLGWNADGSLRIAYPQGELAQQADAVILALGGGSWARLGSDGAWTKLLAERGVDISPLQASNCGFEVEGWSALLKDKFAGAPLKNIALSVPGMAPRKGEFILTAQGVEGSLVYAWSAVVREAINRDGHGTLLLDLLPDRPVDKIAQALAKPRGSRSMAKHLHGQLGIDGVKAALLRELTDQATFADPERLAAAIKALPITLVRTRPLDEAISSAGGVRFEGLDEGLMVAKLPGVFCAGEMLDWEAPTGGYLLTACFASGLRAGRAAADWLARQA, from the coding sequence ATGAATGATGCCCGCCCCACCTCCCCACCCTCAGTCGCCGTGATCGGTGGCGGCCCCGCCGGCCTGATGGCCGCCGAGGCGCTGGCCCAGCGCGGTGTGGCGGTGCAGGTGTTCGACGCCATGCCGTCGGTGGGGCGCAAGTTCCTGCTGGCGGGCGTGGGCGGCATGAACATCACCCATTCCGAGCCCTACCCGGCTTTCGTCGGCCGCTATGCCGAGCGCCGCGACGCGATCGACGCCCTGCTGCGCGACTTCGACGCCGACGCCCTGCGCCAGTGGATTCATGGCCTGGGCATCGAAACCTTCGTCGGTACCTCGGGCCGGGTGTTCCCCCGCGACATGAAGGCCGCGCCCCTGCTGCGCGCCTGGCTCAAGCGCCTGCGCGATGCCGGGGTGGTTATCCACACCCGCCACCGCTGGCTCGGGTGGAACGCCGATGGCAGCCTGCGGATCGCTTATCCACAGGGCGAACTGGCACAGCAAGCCGACGCGGTGATACTCGCCTTGGGGGGCGGCAGCTGGGCGCGACTGGGCTCCGACGGCGCTTGGACGAAACTATTGGCTGAACGGGGTGTGGATATCTCCCCCTTGCAGGCGAGCAACTGCGGCTTCGAGGTCGAAGGCTGGAGTGCGTTGCTCAAGGACAAGTTCGCTGGTGCGCCGCTGAAGAACATCGCCCTTAGCGTGCCCGGCATGGCGCCGCGCAAGGGCGAGTTCATCCTCACTGCGCAAGGTGTGGAAGGCAGCCTGGTGTACGCCTGGTCGGCCGTGGTGCGTGAGGCCATCAACCGTGACGGGCATGGCACGCTGCTGCTCGACCTGCTGCCGGACCGGCCTGTGGACAAGATCGCCCAGGCCCTGGCCAAGCCTCGTGGCTCGCGGTCGATGGCCAAGCACCTGCACGGTCAGTTGGGGATCGATGGCGTGAAGGCGGCGTTGCTGCGCGAGCTGACGGACCAGGCGACCTTCGCCGACCCCGAGCGGTTGGCGGCGGCGATCAAGGCGCTGCCGATTACCCTGGTGCGAACGCGGCCGCTGGACGAGGCGATCAGCAGTGCCGGTGGGGTGCGTTTCGAAGGGTTGGATGAGGGCTTGATGGTGGCGAAGCTGCCCGGTGTGTTTTGCGCGGGGGAAATGCTGGATTGGGAGGCGCCGACCGGGGGGTACCTGCTGACGGCCTGTTTTGCCAGTGGATTGCGGGCTGGGCGGGCTGCGGCGGATTGGCTGGCGCGTCAGGCCTGA
- a CDS encoding EamA family transporter, translating into MGNGLLSSWTFWAILSALFAALTAIFAKVGVAGINSDFATLLRTVVVLVSLALILYATGQYQALGSISPRSYLFLVLSGLATGASWICYFRALQLGQASQVAPVDKLSVVLVAVLGVTLLGERLDLRQWAGISLITLGVVMLAWR; encoded by the coding sequence ATGGGTAACGGGCTGCTGTCGTCCTGGACATTCTGGGCCATCCTCTCGGCGCTGTTCGCGGCGCTGACGGCGATCTTCGCCAAGGTCGGGGTGGCCGGCATCAATTCCGACTTCGCCACCTTGCTGCGCACGGTGGTGGTGCTGGTGAGCCTGGCGCTGATCCTCTACGCCACCGGGCAGTACCAGGCGCTGGGTTCGATCTCGCCGCGCAGCTACCTGTTCCTGGTGCTCTCGGGCCTGGCCACCGGGGCGTCGTGGATCTGCTACTTCCGCGCCTTGCAGTTGGGCCAGGCCTCGCAGGTGGCGCCTGTGGACAAGTTGAGCGTGGTCCTGGTGGCGGTACTGGGCGTGACCTTGCTGGGCGAGCGACTCGACCTGCGCCAATGGGCCGGCATCAGCCTGATCACCCTCGGCGTGGTGATGCTGGCCTGGCGCTAG
- the tesB gene encoding acyl-CoA thioesterase II: MSHVLDDLVDLLSLESIEENLFRGRSQDLGFRQLYGGQVLGQSLSAASQTVEDARHVHSLHGYFLRPGDASMPVVYSVDRVRDGGSFSTRRVTAIQKGQPIFTCSASFQYDEEGFEHQAQMPDVVGPENLPCEVELARAMADQLPERIRDKVLCAKPIEIRPVTERDPFNPKPGDPVKYAWFRADGSLPDIPALHKYLLAYASDFGLLTTALLPHGKSVWQKDMQIASLDHSLWFHRDLRADDWLLYATDSPWAGNARGFTRGSIFNRAGQLVASSTQEGLIRHRKDWA; encoded by the coding sequence ATGAGCCACGTACTGGACGACCTCGTCGACCTGCTGAGCCTCGAATCGATCGAGGAAAACCTGTTCCGCGGACGTAGCCAGGACCTGGGCTTCCGTCAGCTCTATGGTGGCCAGGTACTCGGCCAGTCGCTGTCGGCGGCCAGCCAGACAGTCGAGGACGCCCGCCATGTGCACTCGCTGCACGGCTACTTCCTGCGCCCAGGTGATGCCAGCATGCCGGTGGTGTACTCGGTGGACCGTGTGCGCGACGGCGGCAGCTTCAGCACGCGGCGGGTGACGGCGATCCAGAAGGGCCAGCCGATCTTCACCTGCAGCGCTTCGTTCCAGTACGACGAAGAGGGTTTCGAGCACCAGGCACAAATGCCCGATGTGGTCGGCCCGGAGAACCTGCCGTGCGAAGTGGAACTGGCCCGGGCCATGGCCGACCAGTTGCCCGAGCGCATCCGTGACAAAGTGCTGTGCGCCAAGCCCATCGAGATCCGCCCGGTCACCGAGCGCGACCCGTTCAACCCCAAGCCGGGTGACCCGGTCAAGTACGCCTGGTTCCGCGCCGACGGTTCGCTGCCGGACATCCCGGCGCTGCACAAGTACCTGCTGGCCTATGCCTCGGATTTCGGCCTGCTGACCACCGCGCTGCTGCCCCACGGCAAGTCGGTGTGGCAGAAGGACATGCAGATCGCCAGCCTCGACCACTCGCTGTGGTTCCACCGCGACCTGCGCGCCGACGACTGGCTGCTGTACGCCACCGACAGCCCCTGGGCCGGCAATGCCCGTGGCTTTACCCGCGGCAGCATCTTCAACCGCGCCGGGCAACTGGTGGCATCCTCGACCCAGGAAGGCTTGATCCGCCATCGCAAGGACTGGGCATGA
- a CDS encoding GNAT family N-acetyltransferase, giving the protein MTPILELESARLVLRQWQDDDLREFAALCADPQVMRYFPAPMTRVEAAALIGRIRGHFNEYGFGLWALERKDSGAFIGMTGLLNVNFDAPFGPAVEIGWRLARRHWGLGFASEAAWTCLRCAFAQLHLDEVVSFTTEGNLPSQKVMQAIGMRHDPAGAFEHPRLPAGHPLRPHVLYRIDRAQWQENLRG; this is encoded by the coding sequence ATGACCCCCATCCTCGAACTGGAAAGCGCCCGGCTGGTGCTGCGCCAATGGCAGGACGACGATCTGCGCGAGTTCGCCGCCCTGTGCGCCGACCCCCAGGTGATGCGCTATTTCCCCGCGCCCATGACGCGCGTGGAGGCGGCCGCGCTGATCGGCCGGATCCGCGGCCACTTCAACGAATACGGTTTCGGCCTGTGGGCCCTGGAGCGCAAGGACAGTGGTGCCTTCATCGGCATGACCGGGCTGCTCAACGTCAATTTCGACGCGCCGTTCGGCCCGGCGGTGGAGATCGGCTGGCGCCTGGCGCGGCGCCACTGGGGCCTGGGCTTCGCCAGCGAGGCGGCGTGGACCTGCCTGCGCTGCGCGTTCGCCCAACTGCACCTGGACGAAGTGGTGTCGTTCACCACCGAAGGCAACCTGCCGTCGCAGAAAGTCATGCAGGCCATCGGCATGCGCCACGACCCGGCCGGCGCGTTCGAGCACCCGCGCCTGCCCGCCGGCCACCCCCTGCGCCCCCACGTGTTGTACCGCATCGACCGCGCGCAGTGGCAGGAGAACCTGCGCGGCTGA
- a CDS encoding histidine phosphatase family protein, which yields MLFSNTLDNPANPPHLARRRSRKVLGAALGLIMALAGVTTWLATRTHIVDLGNEQQLSDSGLLQDWKDGAVIVMIRHAERCDSAPGPCLDDSTGITVKGSQAARRVGQGLEQLGLANADLLTSPKLRTRQTAHFILGQAVSSADWLESCDAKFASEALARKRTGHNLVLVTHNGCIDHFQRQQNVPGGERESGYASALFVSVNAEGRARILGRMNEPDWQRVLASTGQ from the coding sequence ATGCTTTTCAGCAACACCCTGGACAACCCGGCCAACCCGCCCCATCTCGCACGCCGCCGATCGCGCAAGGTGCTGGGCGCCGCCCTTGGCCTGATCATGGCCCTGGCCGGGGTAACCACTTGGCTGGCGACGAGGACGCACATCGTGGACCTTGGCAACGAACAGCAACTGAGCGACAGCGGCCTGCTGCAGGACTGGAAAGACGGTGCGGTGATCGTGATGATCCGCCACGCCGAGCGCTGCGACAGCGCCCCGGGCCCCTGCCTGGACGACTCCACCGGTATCACCGTGAAAGGCAGCCAGGCGGCGCGGCGCGTCGGCCAGGGCCTGGAACAACTCGGGCTGGCCAATGCCGACCTGCTGACCAGCCCCAAGCTGCGCACCCGCCAGACCGCGCACTTCATTCTCGGCCAGGCGGTGAGCAGCGCCGACTGGCTGGAAAGCTGCGACGCCAAGTTCGCCAGCGAAGCCCTGGCGCGCAAGCGGACCGGACACAACCTGGTGCTGGTCACCCACAACGGCTGCATCGACCATTTCCAGCGCCAGCAGAACGTGCCCGGTGGCGAGCGCGAGAGCGGCTATGCCAGCGCCCTGTTCGTCTCGGTCAATGCCGAAGGCAGGGCGCGGATCCTCGGGCGCATGAACGAGCCCGACTGGCAGCGGGTGCTGGCCAGCACAGGCCAGTAA
- a CDS encoding histone deacetylase, translated as MPLPLIYHDDYSPEFPPDHRFPMDKFRLLRDHLVDSGLTTDQALLRPEICPNDILALAHDRDYIERYMNGELSREDQRRLGLPWSEALARRTVRAVGGSLLTAELALQHGVACHLAGGTHHAHYDHPAGFCIFNDLAVISRYLLEAGRVHRVLIFDCDVHQGDGTARILQDTPEAITVSLHCEQNFPARKAQSDWDIPLPRGMHDGAYLKVVDDALNYLLPLYQPDLVLYDAGVDVHKDDALGYLHLTDEGLAARDELVLRQCLGRDIPVVGVIGGGYSKDRVALARRHGILHHSAARIIGCSQ; from the coding sequence ATGCCGCTGCCACTGATCTACCACGACGACTACAGCCCCGAGTTCCCGCCGGACCACCGCTTCCCGATGGACAAGTTCCGCCTGTTGCGCGACCACTTGGTCGACAGCGGGCTGACCACCGACCAGGCCCTGCTGCGCCCCGAGATCTGCCCCAACGATATCCTCGCCCTGGCCCACGACCGCGACTACATCGAGCGCTACATGAACGGCGAATTGTCGCGGGAAGACCAACGCCGGCTTGGCCTGCCCTGGAGCGAGGCCCTGGCCCGGCGCACCGTGCGCGCGGTCGGCGGCTCGCTGCTCACCGCCGAGTTGGCGCTGCAACACGGCGTCGCCTGCCACCTGGCCGGCGGCACCCACCATGCCCACTACGATCACCCGGCCGGCTTCTGCATCTTCAACGACCTGGCGGTGATCAGCCGCTACCTGCTGGAGGCCGGCCGCGTGCACCGGGTGCTGATCTTCGACTGCGATGTGCACCAGGGCGACGGCACCGCGCGCATCCTCCAGGACACCCCCGAGGCGATCACCGTGTCGTTGCACTGCGAGCAGAATTTCCCTGCGCGCAAGGCCCAGAGCGACTGGGACATTCCCCTGCCACGGGGCATGCACGACGGTGCCTACCTCAAGGTGGTGGACGATGCGCTGAACTACCTGCTGCCGCTGTACCAACCGGACCTGGTGCTGTACGACGCCGGCGTCGATGTGCACAAGGACGATGCCCTGGGCTACCTGCACCTGACCGACGAAGGCCTGGCTGCCCGCGACGAACTGGTGCTGCGCCAGTGCCTGGGCCGTGATATCCCGGTGGTCGGGGTGATCGGTGGCGGCTACAGCAAGGACCGCGTGGCCCTGGCCCGGCGCCACGGCATCCTCCATCACAGCGCGGCACGGATCATCGGTTGTTCACAATGA